The nucleotide sequence TACGGCTATCTGCATGACAAGGGCCAAGTGCCAAACGACTATATGGCCCGCCAAATGGCCCGGATTGACCGCAGTGACGGCGACATTGACACATTGTCGAAACGATTGGCCTATATCCGCACATGGACCTATGTGGCGCAGCGCAAAGGCTGGGTTGTTGACGAAAGCCATTGGCGCGGGGAAACCCGTGCGGTAGAAGACCGCCTGTCGGATGCGCTGCATGGCGCGCTGACCCAAAGATTTGTCGACCGGCGCACATCCGTGTTGTTGCGGCGGTTGAAGCAGAAGGAGAGCCTTGTGGCTGACGTGAATGAGACCGGTGAAGTCACCGTTGAGGGCGAGCTGATCGGCAAGCTGGACGGGTTCCGCTTCAAGCAGGCGGATACCAGTTCCTCGGACGAGGCGAAGACGTTGAAACAGGCGGCGGTCGCAGCCCTTGCCCCGCATTTCAACCTGCGGGCCGACAAGTTCTACAACGCGCCGGACACCGAAATGGATTTCACCGAACAAGGCGGCCTGATGTGGGGCGACATGGCGGTGGGCAAGCTCGCCAAGGGCGACGACCCGCTCAAGCCAACGGTCGAGCCTTTTGTCGATGACGAGGCCGGTGCCGATGTGGCCGAAAAGGTCAAACGCCGTCTACAGCATTTCATCGACCGCAAGATCGCGGCGGCCTTTGAACCGATGATCGCCATGTCCGGCGACGAGACGCTGACCGGGCTGGCCAAGGGCTTTGCCTTCCAGATGTCGGAGGCGTTGGGCGTGATCCCGCGTGACGTGGTTGCGAATGACGTGAAGGCCTTGGACCAAGACGCGCGCGGCGCGTTGCGCAAGCACGGCATCCGGTTCGGCCAATTCACCATCTTCATGCCTTTGCTGTTGAAGCCCGCGCCGACGCGCCTGCGTCTGGTGCTGTGGTCGCTGCAGCAGGGCTTGTCGGAATTCCCCGAAGCCCCGCCCCCCGGTCTGGTCACCGTGCCAGCGGTCAAGGACGCGCCTGACGGGTATTACACCAACGCAGGCTACCGCCTGGCTGGCGAGCGGGCCATCCGGATCGACATGCTGGAACGCCTGGCGGACCAGTTGCGCACCGAGGATTCGCGCGGCGGGTTTGAGGCCAAACCCGACATGCTGTCGATCACCGGTATGACGCTGGAGCAGTTTGCCGACCTGATGGGTGGTCTGGGCTACAAGGCCGAGAAGGGCGAACGGGTGAAGGTCAAGGTGGTCGCCGAGAAGCCCGTCGAGGAGGCCAAGCCGGAAGGCGAAGCAGCCCCGGAAGCGGAAGCACCTGCCGAGGACGCAGCACCGGAGATGGAGGTGTTCTACACCTTCAAATGGGGCGGCAATCGCGGGGCGAAGCCCCAGCGCCCGCCGCGCAAAGACGGCGGTAAGCCTCGCGGAAAGCCGAAAAGCAAAGGGGCTCCGCGCGACACCAAGGCGCAAAGCTTTAAGGCCCGCCCTCCGAAGAAAGAAAAAGCCATCGATCCCGACAACCCGTTTGCGGCAGCCCTGATGGGGCTGAAGAAAGACTGATCCGGCGGGATCCAAATGGGCGCTGCGCGCAAGTGATGTTTTTGCGTTCTTGGAGGGCTTTGCCCTCCGCCACGCGGGCATCCTCCCAGCATATTTCCGGCAGAAAGAAGCATGTCTGACGCGCGCGAGACCATAAGGTTGGACAAATGGCTGTGGCAGGCGCGGTTTTTCAAGACGCGCACGCTGGCGGCCTCCGTCGTGAAGGCGGGCAATGTGCGGGTGAATGCGACCAAGATTGCCAAACCGGCCTTTCAGGTGGGCGAAGGGGATGGGATTACCTTCCCGCAAGGAACACAAACGCGTGTTGTGGTCGTAGTTGAATGCGGCTCAAGACGCGGACCGGCATCTGAGGCGCAAGGTTTGTACCATGACAAGACCGTGTTTGAGGAGAAAGTTCCGCGCACCGTCACCCCTTGGGGAAAAGGTCGCCCCACCAAGAAAGATCGCCGCACCCTGGACCTTTCGCACAAGCCCCCGCTTGAATGATGCCTGATTGCGGATTACGACACTGCCAACAGATTTACTCGGACAAACCCCATGACCTATATCGTCAATGACGCCTGCATCGCCTGCAAATACACCGACTGCGTCGAAGTATGCCCCGTGGACTGCTTCTACGAGGGGGAGAACATGCTGGTGATCCACCCCGATGAATGCATCGATTGCGGCGTCTGCGAACCGGAATGCCCCGCTGATGCCATCCGCCCGGATACTGAGCCGGACATGGACAAATGGGTGGAGTTCAACCGCAAATATTCCGAGAAATGGCCGGTCATCATCACCAAAAAGGACCCGCTGCCCACCGCCGACGAAATGGACGGCAAAGTGGGCAAGATGGAGCTGTTCTCCGAAAATGCGGGCGAGGGCGGCTGATTCGGGCGTTTGGCCCCCCATTTAGAGATACTCAACGTGGTATGAGCCGCGCCGCCCTTTAAGGGGGGGCGTTTTTGTGCTATGTATACGTCAAGGATGACAGCGCCAGGCCGCCTTTCGGAGCGGGGAGAAACCAGCGCTTAACCATATGAAAATGAATTCGGATGTGACCGGGGGGCTTTCCACCGGCCCTGTCCGATTTGCTGTGAAAGTGAGTATTTATGAGCAAGAAGAAGCAAGACTTCAGCCCGAACGAATTCGTGGTGTATCCAGCCCATGGCGTCGGCAAGGTTGTCAGCATTGAGACGCAGGAAGTCGCAGGCATCGAGTTGGAGCTGTTTGTTGTGGCCTTTGAAAAGGACAAGATGACCCTGCGCGTTCCAACGCACAAAGCGCTGGAAGTGGGCATGCGCCCGCTGTCTTCGCCAGACCTGGTTGGCCAGGCCTTCAAGACGCTGAAAGGCAAAGCCCGCGTGAAGCGCGCCATGTGGTCGCGTCGGGCGCAGGAATATGAGCAGAAGATCAACTCGGGCGACCTAATTGCCATTGCCGAAGTGGTGCGTGATCTGCATCGCCACGGCGACCAGCGTGAGCAGAGCTATTCCGAGCGTCAGCTTTATGAAGCCGCTTTGGAGCGTCTGACCCGTGAAATCGCGGTCGTGCAGGGCAATGACGAGCCGTCGGCGATGAAGGAAATCGACGACGTGTTGATCAGCCGTTCCGCGGCTTAAGCCTTTCGAAACATCTGCAAGCGCCGCTCCTTCAAGGGGCGGCGTTTTGCGTTTCTACAGCGTTGCGACGAGGGCGATCAGTACTGCGGCTTCGGTCACTTGCTGGGTCGCGCCTAGGACGTCGCCGGTTTGGCCGTCGATTTTTGATTTCGCCAGTTGGCGCAAGGCAAAAACTGCCAAGGCGGCGGTGGCCAATACCCAAATTGCACTTAGCCCTGTGACCAGCAAAGCCGCGATTGCTGCGATGCTAAGCGCGGCAAACATCACCTCCTGCTCCGGCCTTCCTGTGTCTGCGGAGAGCCCTCCATCGCGCGCATTTGGCAAGGTCGCCATCACCTGCACCATGGCTGCGCGCGAGACTACGGGTGCCAGAAGCATCGCCCAGACTGCGCCGCCAGCCAGCAGTTGTGTGCAAAGCGTCCACCGCGCAGCCGAGACAAGTATCAACGCCAGTACGCCGTAGGTGCCGATGGCGCTGTCTTTCATGATCTCCAAGCGGCGCGCCTTCTCCCAGCCGCCCCAGAAACCGTCGGCGCAATCCGCCAGCCCGTCTTCATGCATGGCACCTGTGCTCATCACGAGGCTGGCCATGAAGATCAGCGCAGCAACTGGCGCGGGGACGCCCAACCATAGGGCAACCATGGCCAAAACTGTGGCCAAAGCAGCGACCACCAGCCCCACGATGGGGTAGGCCCATGCAGCTTGGGCGGAGGGGCGGTCTTTGTCGGACCAATCGGCCGCAGGCACCGGCAGTCGGGTCAGAAGGTTCAGCGCGATTTTGAGATCGTTCACCAGAATCTTGGGCGAGGGCAAGGGCATGTCGGTTTTGGGCCACTCCGGGGCGTGCAGGGTCTTTAGGTCGGGACACGCTACGGCTAGAAGGGCTGGGAACACAATCTCAAACAGATGGCCCGCCGATGACCGCTCCGTTTTCCACCCTTGCAGACTTTCAAACGGTGCTCGCCGCCCAAAGCGGGCCGGATGCCGCCGCATTGGCTGGCGCCCAAGACCGCAACGGGCAGCTGACCAAGCCGCCGGGCGCGTTGGGCCGCTTGGAGGAACTGGCGATCTGGTACGCGTCGTGGCGCGGCAACCCGAAGCCCAGCATCGACGCCCCGCAGGTGATCATCTTTGCGGGCAACCACGGCGTCACCGCGCAGGGCGTGTCCGCCTTCCCGTCAGAAGTCACGGCGCAGATGGTGATCAACTTTGAACATGGCGGGGCGGCGATCAACCAGCTGTCCAAGGCGTTCGGGGCCAAGATGGATGTGCATGCGTTGGAGCTGGACCGCCCCACGCAGGACTTCACAGTTGAGCCCGCGATGTCCGAAACGGATTGTGTCATCGCGCTGCGCACCGGCTGGGACGCGGTGAACCCGAAGGCGGATTTGCTTGTCACCGGCGAGATGGGGATCGGCAACACAACATCGGCGGCGGCCATTGGCTGCGCGCTGTTTGGCGGTGAGGCGGGCGACTGGACCGGGCGTGGCACGGGCGTGGACGACGCGGGGCTTGCGATCAAAACCCGCGTGGTGGCCGAAGGCTTGGCGCTGCATGACACGACTGACCCGTTGCAGGCGTTACGCTGCCTTGGTGGCCGCGAATTGGCGGCCATGGCGGGCGCAATTGCGGCGGCGCGGCAGCATGGCATTCCGGTGATCCTCGACGGGTTCATCTGCACGGCGGCGGCTGCGGTGTTGGAGAAGGCGCAAAAAGGCGCGTTGGATCATGCGGTTGCGGGGCATCTGTCCGCCGAAGGCGCGCATCAGAAGATGCTTGATGGGTTGGGCAAAGAGCCGCTCCTCTCCCTCGGGCTGCGTTTGGGCGAGGGGTCGGGCGGCGCATTGGCCATTGGTGTGCTGAAAGGGGCCGTGGCCTGCCATTCCGGCATGGCGACCTTCGCCGAAGCTGGCGTGAGCGACGGCTAACTTGAGCAAGATTTGTGAAAAGCACCTGCGCTAGGCTTGGCATATCCCAGCTTAGGAGCGCATGATGCTTGATATGACCCTGACCACTTTGCCCGCAGTTTTCGACGACATGCCGGAGGCCGAAGCCGCGACGCTACTGGAGGCCCGCGACCTGATCTACGCAGAGGCTGCGCGGCTCGGCGTAGGCCCGTTGGAAGAAACCCTGAAATGGGGCCAACCGTCTGTTGTGCCGCCGAAGAAATCCGGCACCACGATCCGGCTGGGCTTGCTGGGCGGCAAGGCCGCGCTCTTCGTGCATTGCCAGACCACGATTATTGATCAAGCCCGCGAGCTGTTCGGCGGCGTCGCCGAATTTTCCGGCAATCGTGCGTTGGTGCTGGGTGGCGACCCGAGGGCCACCACCCATGTTATTTGCGCGGCGCTAACTTACTACCAGAAGCGCTAGCCCCTGATCTAAACCATCGCGAAGATGCGCGCAGGGCCGCCGGTCCCGCCGCGATGCTTGGGCGCGCCGATGATCAACGTGGCTCCGGCTGCGGGGACCCGGTCCAGATTGGCAAGGTTCTCGATCCCGAAACGACCGGTGGGCAACCACGCGTAATGGGTCGCGAAGTCGGCCGATATGCCATGATCAAGCGACAGCGTGTCTGACGCGATGGACCCGGCACCGGTTTCCAGCAGCATCTGCGCGGCCTCCACATGGAAGCCGGGGTAATGCTGCGCGGTGCCGTCAAAGCCGCGATACTCGTCGCCACCGGTTTTCGCCCCCCATCCCGAATGCATCGCAACGCAGGCATGGGCGGGGATGTCGCCATTGGCGTCAATCCAGGCCTGAATGTCGTCCGGCGTCACCTGGGCGTCCACGTCTTCCGCCGCCTTCGCCGCGATGTCGATCACGCAGAGCGGGGCCACCAGATTGGACACCTCGATCTCATCCACCGACAACCCGTCCGCCGAAAAATGCAGCGGCGCGTCGATATGGGTGCCGGTATGTTCGTTGATGGCGAGGTTGAGCAGGTTGAAGCCGTTATCGGCGAATTTGAACGTCTGCTCGGCGCTGTAGCCGGGCGCGCCGAAATATGTCGGGAAGTCTTCGCTCAGCGTGTGCGTCAGGTCCTCCACGGTTCCGTGCCCGGCGGCCAGCGCGGGCGGGGCGGAAATGGTCGAGGCCATTGCTGCCGCCCCGGTCAGTGCTGCGCCTTTGAAAAAGGACCGACGGGACAGCATCTTTTCTTTGACGGAATTCATCACACAGATATCACACATATCGAAAACTCCTTTTTGTTTGAGGATCGCACCCTGCGGCGCGCTCACGGGGAGTTCAACTCACGGTTTCGTGGGAAGCGGGCTGTCCGCCTTGATCTGGTCCATCACGATCTGGCTCTGCACCCGGCCCACCGCCGGATGGGGCAGCAAAATGTCCTGCACAAGCCGGTTCAGCGCCGCCAGATCCTCGCAAATCACGCGCAGCAGGTAGTCGGCGTCGCCGGTCAGGGTCCAGGCCGCAATAATTTCGGGCTGGCGGCGGGTGAGGCTCAGAAACGCCTGATGCGTCTCAGGCGTGTGGGTCGCGGTCTGCACCTGCACAAAGGCCTGCACGGTCAGCCCCAGTTTGGCGGGGTCGGGGCGCGCCACGTAGCCGGTGATGTAGCCGTCCTGCTCCAGCCGCTGTTTGCGTCGCCCCGCCTGGCTGGGCGAGAGGTTCAGCACCTCGGCTAATTGTTGGGACGTCATATGAGCGTCGGTCTGCAGCGCATCCACGATGCGCAAGTCGGTCTTGTCTAAGGTGTCCATGCGGAAATCTCGCGTGAATGTCGTAAATGATGACTGAAGAATAGCATATTTTTCGCTAACGGCCATGAGAATGCGCACAATGTGCGCCCCTCAAGCGGTATGATGCACCCAACATGCAGTCACAGGAGTATTCCCCATGGGCCCTTTCCCGCACGACGCCCCGAAATCCACCATTTCTGAGGCCAACCCGGCCGGCACTGACGGGTTCGAATTCGTAGAATTTGCCCATCCCGACCCGGACATGCTGCGCGAGACCTTCGCGCGCATGGGCTACATCCACACTGCGACACATAAGACCAAGGCGATCGCGCTCTGGCAGCAGGGCGACATCACCTATGTGCTCAACAACGAGCCCGGCAGCCACGCGCTGAATTTCGTTGAGGAACACGGGCCCTGCGCCCCCGCCATGGCGTGGCGCGTTGTCGACGCGGAGCATGCGTTCAAGCACGCGGTCGCCAAAGGCGCGACACCCTACGAGGGCACTGGCAAAACCATGGACGTGCCCGCCATCGTGGGCATCGGTGGCTCGCTGATCTATTTCATCGACCAGTATTACGAGGCGAACCCCTATAACGCCGAATTCAACTGGGTCAGCAAAACCCATCCCGAGGGCGTGGGCTTCCACTATCTCGACCACCTGACGCATAATGTGCACAAGGGCAATATGGACGTCTGGTTCCGTTTCTACGGCGACCTGTTCGGCTTCAAGGAAATCCGGTTCTTCGATATCGAGGGCAAACATTCGGGGCTGCTGTCGCGCGCGCTGACGTCCCCTTGCGGCCGCATCCGTATCCCGATCAACGAGGATCGCGGCGAGACTGGGCAAATCGTTGAATACCTGAAGCGCTACAATGGCGAGGGCATCCAGCATATCGCGGTCGGCGCCAAGGACATCTACGCGGCCACCGACCAGATCGCTGAGAACGGCGTCAAATTCATGCCCGCCCCGCCCGAAACCTACTACCCGCTCTCCAAAACGCGGGTCAAAGGCCATGAAGAACCCATCGAGAAGATGAAAAAACACGGCATCCTGATTGACGGCGAAGGCGTGGTCGGCGGGGGCGAGACGCGTATCCTGCTACAAATCTTTTCCAAAACGGTGATCGGCCCGATCTTCTTTGAATTTATCCAGCGCAAAGGCGATGACGGCTTTGGGGAGGGCAACTTCAAAGCGTTGTTCGAAGCGATCGAGCAGGACCAGATCGACCGAGGCGTGCTGAGCGCCGCCGAATAGGGTTGAAAATTTGACGCGCCCCTTGTTCTCTGAGGAAAATGGGGGCCGCATGCCAAATATCGAAATCGTCAGCTACTCCGGCACCGGCAAGACCACCGAATTGGCGGAAATCATCGCCGAGGCCGCCGATGCGCGTCTGTGGACGCTTCCCCATGACGGCGAAACCAAGAAGAAGATGTGGGACGCGCTGGACGATGCCGACACGATTCTGTTCGGCAGCCCCACTTATATGGGCGGCCCCGCATGGCAGTTCAAACGCTTCGCGGATGCGACGGGCGAGCGGTGGTACAACCGCGACTGGCAGGACAAGCTGGCGGGGGGATTCACCACGTCAGGGTCGACCAATGGCGATAAAGGCGAGTGCCTGTCCTATTTCATCACGCTGGCCAACCAGCATGGGATGATCTGGGTGTCGTTGGGGCAAAACTCGCCGCCAAGCCGGACCAACACCGACACGGCCACCAACTGGACTGGGGCCAATGGTGGGGTCATGGCAATCGCGGGGCCTGGGGGTATGCCGCAAGGGGATTTGCAAAGCGCGCGGGCCTACGGGCAAAGGGTGAAACAGCTGACCGAAAGGTTCGCCGTCTAGGTTTCTTTCTGCCCCAAATATGCCCGCCGGAGGCGGAAGAATTTTCGGCGAAAATTCTTCAAATTTCTTACTTTAAGAAATTTCCACCGCCCCGCATCACAGGTCCTTGAACATCCGAAAATTGGGGATCTCGACACCGTTGCGGGTGACCACCTGTGCCGCCTCCACTTGCCAGCCTTGTTTGGCGAAAAAAGATTTCGCCAGGTGGCTCGCCTCGGTGGTCATCATGGTGAACCCTTGCTTGCGGGCCTCCGCTTCGATCTTGTCATATAGGTCCGAGGCCGTGCCGGTCCCCATCTTGTCCGGGGCCACATAGGCCATGTCGACATGCGACAGTTCCAGCAACTGCATGAAGCCGGTGATGCGGCCGTCTTCCTCAGAGACGAAGGTGGTGTCGCGCGCCAGTTTGTCCGGCCAGCTGTCCGGCATCCGTTCATCCGGCACCCAGGCGGTGCGTTGCTCGGTGGTGTAGCGGGTCTTTGCACCCAGCCGGACGGCGTCAAAGAAGACGCGGTAGGTCGCCTCTGCATCGTCCAAACTGTAGGCGCGGACCGTCATGGCTCAGACCTGTCCGCCCGCAATTTCAATGGTTTGTCCGTTGACGCTTCCAGAGCCTGCGCCGCACAGCCAGGCTGCGGCCTCACCAATCTCGCTGGCCTCTATCAGTCGCTTATGGCGGTTGGACCGCACCATCGTGCCCAGCGCGTCCTCCTTGGACATGCCCGCCCGCGCCGCGATGTCGTCGGTGTTGCGGGTCACAATCGGGGTGTCGACATAGCCCGGGCACAGCGCGTTGAACGTGTAAGGCCCGCCCATGTAATCCTCCGACAAGCCGCGAATGAGCCCGATCAGCCCATGCTTTGAAGCCGAGTATGCCGGCGCACCCCGCAACCCGCGCACCCCAGCAATCGAGGACACGGCAATCACGCGGCCCCAATCGGTCGTCAGCATCGAGGGCAGGCAGGCCTGTATCGTCAACATCGCCCCATCCAGATTCGTGGCCATCGTCCGCCGCCAGAACGCCAAATCCATCTTGGAGATGGATTTGCCCTCGGCAATCCCGGCATTGGGCACGCAAATTTGAACGGGCCCGTTCTGCGCAATCGCGGCCTCAACCACCGACGCAGTGGCATCGGGGTCAGTCACATCCAATGCCAGTGGCAACCCGCCAAAAGACGCCGCAGCGTCTTTGAGCACGTCAATCCGCCGTCCGGTGATGGTGACCGATGCGCCTTGCGCAGCAAGGCTTTGCGCAATGGCCAGCCCGATGCCGGTGCCGCCGCCGGTGATGAACGCATGTTTGCCCGATAAATGCATGCAACCTCCTATTTCCACGTCAGATTACCCCAACAGCCGCGCAAATCCAGAGAGACATAAAATTGCATACAAAGGCACACTTGCGACATTTTGTTACTTTACCTATCGTCGCGCTTTACGTTTCGGGACGCCAAGGATAAGAGCAGAGTTCTGCGAGTTACATTTCATTTGAGCCACAAAAGGAGGGCCACATGAAAATCGGGGCACCCAAAGAGACATTTGCCGGTGAAAACAGGGTCGCGATGACACCTGAAAGCGCGGTTCTGCTGCAAAAGCTAGGCCACGAATGCGTGATCGAATCCAAAGCGGGTGCTGCCGCAGGGTTCTCAGACAAAGCTTACAAAGATGCGGGCGTTGAGGTCGTGAAATCCGCCACGGCGCTGTGGAAGGCCGCCGACGTTATTGTCAAAGTACGCCAGCCCACGACCACCGAACAAAAGAAGCTGGTCTCTGGCAAGACACTGATCTCATTCTTCAATCCAGCTGCCAACGAAAAAGGCATGAAAGCCGCCGCCGATGCTGGTGCTACGGTGATTGCCATGGAAATGGTGCCGCGCATCAGCCGCGCCCAGAAGATGGACGCGCTGTCCTCCATGGCCAATATCGCGGGCTACCGCGCGGTGATCGAGGCGGGCAACAATTTTGGCCGCTTCTTCACCGGTCAGGTGACCGCCGCCGGTAAGGTCCCGCCTGCCAAAGTTCTGGTCGTTGGCGCGGGTGTTGCGGGTCTTGCTGCTATCGGCACGGCGACCTCGCTTGGTGCCATCACATACGCCTTCGACGTGCGCCCCGAAGTGGCGGAGCAGGTCGAATCCATGGGCGCGGAATTTGTCTTCCTCGATTTCGAGGAGGAAGCGCAAGACGGCGCGGCAACAGGGGGTTACGCCGCCGTCTCTTCCCCTGAATTCCGTGAAGCCCAGCTTGCCAAATTCCGCGAACTGGCCCCCGAGGTCGATATCGTCATCACCACGGCGCTGATCCCGAACCGTGAGGCGCCCGAGCTGTGGACCGAGGACATGGTGAAAGCCATGAAACCCGGCTCCGTCATCGTGGACCTCGCGGCGGAGAAGGGCGGCAACTGCAAGCTGACCGTCATGGACGAGAAGATCGTCACCGACAATGGCGTCACCATCATTGGCTACACCGATTTCCCAAGCCGGATGGGCGCGCAGGCCTCGTCGCTTTATGCCAACAACATCCGCCACATGATCGCTGATCTGACGCCTGAGAAGGACGGCAAGATCAAGCACGACATGGAAGACGACGTGATCCGCGGCGCGACCGTGACGCATAAGAAAAAGGTCACATGGCCACCCCCACCGCCCAAGGTGGCGGCAATCGCGGCGCAGCCTGCGAAGGAAAAGCCCAAGGAGCTGACCCCCGAAGAAGTCCGCGCCAATGAAGTGGCGGCCTTCAAGCAAGAGACCAAAACCCAAGTGACGCTGATCGCCATTGGCGCGGCGCTGCTATTGGCCGTGGGCCTCGTGGCCCCGGCCAGCTTCATGCAGCATTTCATTGTCTTTGTGCTGGCGGTGTTCGTGGGCTTCCAGGTGATCTGGAACGTCGCCCACTCGCTGCACACGCCCTTGATGGCGGTGACCAACGCGATCTCCTCGATCATCATTTTGGGCGCGTTGACCCAGATCGGGTCGGGGTCCTTCCTGGTGGTCCTGCTCGCGGCGGCGTCGGTGTTTATGACCGGCATCAACATTTTCGGTGGCTTTCTCGTGACACGGCGCATGCTCGCCATGTTCCAGAAGTCGTAAGGGGTAGGGATCATGGAATTCGGATTTACAACAGCGGCTTATGTGGTCGCAGCGGTCCTCTTCATCCTGTCGCTTGGCGGCTTGTCGGGGCAAGAAAGCGCCAAACGCGCGGTGTGGTACGGCATCGCCGGTATGGCTTTGGCCGTGCTTGCGACCTTGATCGGGCCGGGCTCGGGCTATTGGCTGTTCTCGGTCGTGCTGATCGCCCTTGGCGGCATGATCGGCTACCAACTGGCGACGCGGGTGCAGATGACCCAGATGCCGGAACTGGTCGCGGCGATGCACTCGCTGGTGGGCCTTGCGGCCGTCTTCGTGGGCTTCATCGCGCATTTTGAATTGAACCGCGTGATGGGGCTATCAGGCGACCAGCTCAATGACCTGGGCACCTTCGCAGCCCTTTTGGCCAAGAAAACAGGGGTCGAGGTATCGATCCTGCGGGTCGAGCTGTTCCTAGGCATCTTCATCGGTGCGGTGACCTTCACCGGCTCCGTCATTGCCTACGGCAAGCTGGCGGGCAAGGTGAACTCGGCGGCTGAAAAGCTGCCGGGCGGCCATATGCTGAACGCGGGCGCGGCGGCTTTGTCGCTGATCTGCCTGATCTGGTACTTCAACACCGGCGGCTTCTTCCCGCTCTTCATCATGACCTTGGCGGCGCTGTTCATCGGCTACCACCTGATCATGGGCATTGGCGGCGCGGATATGCCGGTGGTGGTGTCGATGCTGAACAGCTACTCCGGCTGGGCGGCGGCGGCGATTGGCTTCTCGCTGGGCAACGATCTGTTGATCGTGGTCGGCGCGCTGGTTGGCTCCTCTGGTGCGATCCTGTCCTACATCATGTGCAAGGCGATGAACCGGTCGTTCATCTCCGTCATTCTGGGCGGCTTCGGCGGCCCGGCGGGCGAGCAGATGGCCGTGGAAGGCGAACAGGTTGCCATTGACGCCGACGGCGTGGCGACAGCGTTGAACGAAGCGGATAGCGTCATCATCATCCCGGGCTACGGCATGGCCGTGGCGCAGGCGCAAACGGCAGTGGCTGAACTGGTGCGCAAGCTGCGCGCGCAGGGTAAGAACGTGCGTTTTGCCATCCACCCTGTGGCAGGCCGTCTGCCGGGCCACATGAACGTGCTCTTGGCGGAGGCCAAAGTGCCCTATGACATCGTGATGGAGATGGACGAGATCAACGAGGACTTCCCTGACACGGACGTTGCCATCGTGATCGGGTCCAATGACATCGTGAACCCGGCGGCGCAGGACGATCCGAACTCGCCCATCGCCGGCATGCCGGTCCTGGAATGCTGGAAGGCCAAGCAGGTGTTTGTCTCCAAACGGGGGCAGGGGACCGGTTATTCCGGCATCGAGAACCCGCTGTTCTTCAAGGACAACACGCGGATGTTCTATGGCGACGCGAAAGCGTCTTTGGATACGCTGCTGCCGAAGATCGACTAGGCTCAAGGCGCGCCCGGGGGCATTCCGGGCGCGCGTTTTGCACCTATCACCAAACTTGAGAACTATGCGCTTAGGCCAGTTGTTATCCGGTCGAATCCCGTCCATGATGCACCTAGGAAAGTGAGTTTTGTTGGCGCAATTATTTGGCCAATGCGGTTACCTTGGAAAGGATTTTGGAACCGATGTTTAAGTATATTCTTTTGTCACTGGCGATGATGACCACTGCGGTTCTCGGCCAGAGTTTCGATAAGCGGTTTTCGGAGGTCGCGGTTGGAACGACGTTTCACTACGAGCGCAACAACGGCCGGGACTACAGCCTTACCTACTTGGGCAAGAGCGGTAAGTATCACCGGGTACGCAAGGAGAGCGTGAAGGAAAACTTCATTCGCACCTATGTTTACAACGCTCAGGGCCGGCTGCATTCGATCAAGTATGACAACAGCTATACCGTGCGGTTCTCCACGAAATGCGGGGACGCGATCGGCGAATGCATCTACACGTATAAGGGTCACCCGAAATACAACGGCAAGTGGAAGAAGCGCTATTGGTATGACGGCGGTAACCTGTTGACGTCCGACACTCGGATCAACGAGGACTACAACCATGTCTACAAGGTGGAGTTTACCACCGGGAACTTCCTCAAATATGAGGAAAGAGTCAGCGGCGGAACGCCGCGCTGGACCAAGTTGGTAAGAGTGACCAACAAGTAAAGTGCGTCACAACAC is from uncultured Litoreibacter sp. and encodes:
- a CDS encoding Re/Si-specific NAD(P)(+) transhydrogenase subunit alpha; the protein is MKIGAPKETFAGENRVAMTPESAVLLQKLGHECVIESKAGAAAGFSDKAYKDAGVEVVKSATALWKAADVIVKVRQPTTTEQKKLVSGKTLISFFNPAANEKGMKAAADAGATVIAMEMVPRISRAQKMDALSSMANIAGYRAVIEAGNNFGRFFTGQVTAAGKVPPAKVLVVGAGVAGLAAIGTATSLGAITYAFDVRPEVAEQVESMGAEFVFLDFEEEAQDGAATGGYAAVSSPEFREAQLAKFRELAPEVDIVITTALIPNREAPELWTEDMVKAMKPGSVIVDLAAEKGGNCKLTVMDEKIVTDNGVTIIGYTDFPSRMGAQASSLYANNIRHMIADLTPEKDGKIKHDMEDDVIRGATVTHKKKVTWPPPPPKVAAIAAQPAKEKPKELTPEEVRANEVAAFKQETKTQVTLIAIGAALLLAVGLVAPASFMQHFIVFVLAVFVGFQVIWNVAHSLHTPLMAVTNAISSIIILGALTQIGSGSFLVVLLAAASVFMTGINIFGGFLVTRRMLAMFQKS
- a CDS encoding SDR family NAD(P)-dependent oxidoreductase, with the protein product MHLSGKHAFITGGGTGIGLAIAQSLAAQGASVTITGRRIDVLKDAAASFGGLPLALDVTDPDATASVVEAAIAQNGPVQICVPNAGIAEGKSISKMDLAFWRRTMATNLDGAMLTIQACLPSMLTTDWGRVIAVSSIAGVRGLRGAPAYSASKHGLIGLIRGLSEDYMGGPYTFNALCPGYVDTPIVTRNTDDIAARAGMSKEDALGTMVRSNRHKRLIEASEIGEAAAWLCGAGSGSVNGQTIEIAGGQV
- a CDS encoding NAD(P)(+) transhydrogenase (Re/Si-specific) subunit beta encodes the protein MEFGFTTAAYVVAAVLFILSLGGLSGQESAKRAVWYGIAGMALAVLATLIGPGSGYWLFSVVLIALGGMIGYQLATRVQMTQMPELVAAMHSLVGLAAVFVGFIAHFELNRVMGLSGDQLNDLGTFAALLAKKTGVEVSILRVELFLGIFIGAVTFTGSVIAYGKLAGKVNSAAEKLPGGHMLNAGAAALSLICLIWYFNTGGFFPLFIMTLAALFIGYHLIMGIGGADMPVVVSMLNSYSGWAAAAIGFSLGNDLLIVVGALVGSSGAILSYIMCKAMNRSFISVILGGFGGPAGEQMAVEGEQVAIDADGVATALNEADSVIIIPGYGMAVAQAQTAVAELVRKLRAQGKNVRFAIHPVAGRLPGHMNVLLAEAKVPYDIVMEMDEINEDFPDTDVAIVIGSNDIVNPAAQDDPNSPIAGMPVLECWKAKQVFVSKRGQGTGYSGIENPLFFKDNTRMFYGDAKASLDTLLPKID